Below is a window of Pochonia chlamydosporia 170 chromosome 7, whole genome shotgun sequence DNA.
CCCCTTACAAATACTTCTTGGGGCTGTTCGCTCTACGACGCTTATACACCACATATCCTGCCACCAGGAGGATTTGTGTGCCGACAAAGAAGAACATCAGCTTTCCGTGGCCGGGAATACTATCAGTCAAAGCAGCAGTGAGGTGacggtggtgctggtgcaaGTTGGCTTCGACCGTCTCTCCGTGAGTAGCAAGCTTCTGCCTCATGTCGTGGTGCATGCTGTGAATTTCAGTTTCGAGCTCCTTAATCTTGGACTGGAGATCGCCAATTTGACGAATAGCAGCAAGCTCGTGGCGCAGAGAATCaaacgccttcttcatctcatcgtGTCGAGCCTCGTCCATCTGGTGGTGTTTCGATACGGAGTTGTAAACTCCGGTAATCTGGTGACTGACAGACTGGAGGCGGTTATGAAGATCCTGGAATTGTTCCATAGAGGTTTTGTAGACCTCGGCAGGCCGGTCGGGGATGGTGTTGCCAACCCCGTCATTCTTGTTTTGCTGACCTTGCTGTGCCTGGTTATGGTCGGGCTGCTGGTGTCGAGAGCCGTACTGTTGGCTGTTATCTCCAGAAACCGTTGAGTCAGACATGACAACGAGCTTGAAGACTTCGAAAGAGTCGGGCTTATCGGGAGTGGCAGCCGTTATACCAAAGTGGTATCCCGCGGGAAGCGAAACCTTGTCCGTCTCGAAGCATAGATGGCCGTCAATCTCGACTTTGAAGCTTGAAACAGTTTGGCGAAGTTTCAGCTGTGATGGACGACCAAGGTTGCGGTAGAAGTAGTTGCACTGTCCAAATGCGAGTTTGTCCACGTTAGGTTGTGACACGTAGTCTACATTGCCATCGTTCAGGAAACCACGGATCatgccaccagcaccaccatgtGTATCAATAACCAAGGCCAACCCGTCAAATTTTCCAGCAGTATAGACGCTGTTGGTACCAACTTCCTCCCTACCTCGCCTCACAAACCAAATGTTCAAGTTTCCGCCCGCTCGGTCTGGTCCACTGGCACGGAAGTCCACATCTGCCACCCAGGTTGAGCGCGTAAGAGGTGAATCCGACCAGATCGATGATCGTTGATTGCCCGGGTCCATTGGTGTAAGAATGACCTTGTTGGACAGGAGCTCTGGCTGGTTGGGCTGGCCAGCGATTGTGAAGTGAGGAAtctttccatcaccagcacccAGGCTACAGAAAACACGCGATTCGGTCAATTATGTGCAATGGCAATCTCACAGTGTGACTGGAACCAACTTACCGACCAGAATGGCCAAAGCTGAGCTCATTGATTAAGACTTGTGCTTGCGAGAGACCCGCGGCGATCAGCGCCGCCAGGACTATGGATTCGCCAAAGAATCGCATGGTAGTGGTATCGTGAATTATGCCAGCCACAAAAAATATATACAATGAAGATTCTGGCTGCAGAGTCGGAAAGCTTCTCGTAGATCAACGTCGTCCGCCAGCCCAGCTGGGTATGCTGTACAGAACAGTTTTGGGTGATGGAGAACGACTTGGTCGCTCACGATTGCCCCAAGGCGTCTTCGATTCGGTCGCGCGGTCGTTGTAGCTCAGACAAGAGAGTCCAAATAAAAATCTACTCAAAAGAAAAGGAATTGCCGTGCTAGGTCACCCAAAACAAGACAGGCGGTGTCTGAACAAGcgacaagaaggacgagaGTTGAGGTCAAGACAAAACAGTCGAGTGGACAGATCGATGACATTAATCGATCACCTTACGGCAAGTGAGACGCTGGCACCTGCTCACCGTGGCCTCTTTCtgtcttggccagcaaacCTGACACGGGTCCAGGGCAGGAAGCTCCCACTGAGCTTTCCCCAAAGTCCCGATAAATCAGGGTGTTCCAGCAGCTGATTGGTTATGGCGTTGACCAGACCCCCAAGTTCCCAATGTCAGGGGCTACCCTCCAATGACCCCGGCCCAGTCTTCTTCGGTCTGGTACGTACCTGTTGGCCCTTTcaggtccatgtcagtcCGTTGTGGAGCTTACCTTGCACTGGCCTCGCGACTTCACTCCTTGATCGCGACCTGACAACGATTTCGACATTCTTGTCGCGCTCGCCATTGTCCGCCCGCCAGTCGATGCAGGACGATCCGAGGGCATAGAAGCTTATTTAGCGGCTGCTGTTTCCGACCACGTGCCATGAAATCGCTTCAGGTGCACTATTAGCAGCCCTTCTCCCCTCGACTCCTAGCAACTTCGACACAATGGCAGAGTCATATCCCACGCTGACCCAGTGCGCGGTTGTCGCCGCTGCATTCAAGGTCCTTTTATTCCCAACCTAGTATGTCATTTCTAGCTCTTCTGTTTGTCATAAACTCCTGTACAGCCTCCTCAGTCTCAACAGCGCCCGAACCCACTGTCATCTGGATTATTTCGACTTCTTGTCCGGCTAACTCGTTCCCAGCAAATCTACAGATTTCGAGGTTCACCGCAACTGGCTTGCCATTACCAACAGCCTTCCCGTTTCCGAATGGTACTACGAAAGAACCTCAGAATGGACGCTCGATTATCCTCCGTTCTTTGCATACTTCGAGTGGGTTCTTGCGCATTTGGCTCGATTGGTAGACCCCgccatggtcaaggtctACAACCTAAATTACGAGAGCTGGCAAACCGTATACTTTCAGCGAGCAACTGTTATAGGGACTGAACTATTGCTAGCTTACGCTCTCCAGCTTTTTATCGACTCAACGCCAATGTTGTCGAGACGGGCGGCTCAAGTTGCCGCGCTGTCGATCTTTCTCTCGCCTGGGTTGTTGATTATTGACCACATTCACTTCCAGTACAATGGATTCATGTACGGTATCCTGCTGTGGTCATTGGTGCTGGCTAGGTGCAAGTCCACGCTTCTTCAAAGTGGTCTTATTTTTGCCGCACTTTTATGCTTCAAGCACATTTATCTCTACCTTGCCCCAGCCTACTTTGTGTTCCTTTTACGAACGTATTGCCTATCAGCAAGGTCATACTTCCATATCAAGTTCCTGAACTGTGTCAAGTTGGGACTGGGCATTATCTCTATTTTCGCTACAGCATTCGGACCGTTTGCACTGATGGGGCAAATCCCACAATTGTTGAGCCGGCTCTTCCCCTTTGCCCGCGGACTTTGTCATGCATACTGGGCTCCAAACGTGTGGGCATTGTACTCGTTGGCAGACCGAATTCTAATACATCGTACGTATGCACATGAATCAGTACAGAGTCCTTGCCCTGTGTGTTTGTAATACTTTTCTAACGTCCAGTTCTAGTTGCCCCCAGACTCGGCCTTGCTGTGAAGTCGGAAGCGCTGCAAAGTGTCACTCGTGGTCTTGTAGGTGATACTGCCTTTGCAGTTCTACCCGAGATATCTCCTAGATTGTGTTTcattttgactttgttctTTCAATGCCTGCCTCTCCTAAAACTTTTCTTCGCTTCCAACCCCTCATGGGAAGCCTTCATCGGTGCCGTCACTCTTTGTGGGTATGCATCCTTTCTCTTTGGGTGGCATGTCCACGAAAAGGCTATTTTGCTCGTCATTATTCCCTTCAGTGTCATCGCACTCCGGGACAGAAGACATTTGGGCGCCTTCCGGCCTCTGGTGGTAGCGGgtcatgtttctttgttccCGTTGCTTTTCACGCCGGCAGAATTCCCCGTCAAAACCGTTTACACAATTTTCTGGCTGGTTCTGTTCTTGATGGCGTTTGACCGGCTGGCGCCGGCTTCAAACAAGCCGAGAGTCTTCCTATTGGATCGATTCAGTACATTGTACATTGCGGTGAGCATTCCGTTGATCGCATACACGTCGTTGATCCATCAAGTTATTTTCGGAAAGAGTTATGAGTTCCTTCCACTCATGTTCACCAGCTGCTACGCGGCGATAGGGGTTGTTGGTAGTTGGGTGGGATACATGGTGGTGTATTTTACGTCGTGAGAACAACATAGAAAGGCATGGGTTATAAAAAGTTGAGACCCGGCGGTCTCGAGTGTTTGTTGATACCCACAAAGTTAAAAATAGATGTGCAAAAGAATAAAGAGTAATCGCATAGGTTCGTTGTGGTGATCCTTTTGTGTTGCGCTATGGTATTTCAATGACAACGCTGAATAAGTCAAAGAATGGACGAAAAGGCGAAAAGGCAATAgtggggggggggggggggggggggggcggGGTCAGATGCTTGACCATTCCACGTGTACA
It encodes the following:
- a CDS encoding lectin family integral membrane protein (similar to Metarhizium acridum CQMa 102 XP_007810431.1), producing the protein MRFFGESIVLAALIAAGLSQAQVLINELSFGHSGRLGAGDGKIPHFTIAGQPNQPELLSNKVILTPMDPGNQRSSIWSDSPLTRSTWVADVDFRASGPDRAGGNLNIWFVRRGREEVGTNSVYTAGKFDGLALVIDTHGGAGGMIRGFLNDGNVDYVSQPNVDKLAFGQCNYFYRNLGRPSQLKLRQTVSSFKVEIDGHLCFETDKVSLPAGYHFGITAATPDKPDSFEVFKLVVMSDSTVSGDNSQQYGSRHQQPDHNQAQQGQQNKNDGVGNTIPDRPAEVYKTSMEQFQDLHNRLQSVSHQITGVYNSVSKHHQMDEARHDEMKKAFDSLRHELAAIRQIGDLQSKIKELETEIHSMHHDMRQKLATHGETVEANLHQHHRHLTAALTDSIPGHGKLMFFFVGTQILLVAGYVVYKRRRANSPKKYL
- a CDS encoding ALG6, ALG8 glycosyltransferase family domain-containing protein, with protein sequence MAESYPTLTQCAVVAAAFKVLLFPTYKSTDFEVHRNWLAITNSLPVSEWYYERTSEWTLDYPPFFAYFEWVLAHLARLVDPAMVKVYNLNYESWQTVYFQRATVIGTELLLAYALQLFIDSTPMLSRRAAQVAALSIFLSPGLLIIDHIHFQYNGFMYGILLWSLVLARCKSTLLQSGLIFAALLCFKHIYLYLAPAYFVFLLRTYCLSARSYFHIKFLNCVKLGLGIISIFATAFGPFALMGQIPQLLSRLFPFARGLCHAYWAPNVWALYSLADRILIHLAPRLGLAVKSEALQSVTRGLVGDTAFAVLPEISPRLCFILTLFFQCLPLLKLFFASNPSWEAFIGAVTLCGYASFLFGWHVHEKAILLVIIPFSVIALRDRRHLGAFRPLVVAGHVSLFPLLFTPAEFPVKTVYTIFWLVLFLMAFDRLAPASNKPRVFLLDRFSTLYIAVSIPLIAYTSLIHQVIFGKSYEFLPLMFTSCYAAIGVVGSWVGYMVVYFTS